The Lycium barbarum isolate Lr01 chromosome 11, ASM1917538v2, whole genome shotgun sequence genome contains the following window.
AGGTTGAGTATGAAGATGCTCCAGACTACTGTGTTTATTGTAAAATGCAAGGGCATAAAGAACAAATCTGCAGAAACAAAGCAAGGGAGGACAGAATCAAAGCTCAAATTTTGGAAGACAAACAAAGGCAGAAACAAGAAACCAAAATCAATGATGATGGATTCACAACAGTTACCAAGAAAGGAAAATACAATAAtcaaaagaaagaggaaaaagcTCAAAACAACACTAACAGCAACAAACAAGAGGTTTCAAATAACAAGACTGATAGACAGAAAACCAAAACCAAGCATGATCATGGATACAAGGAGCAACAACAAAATATGAAGGACCAGACTCACAGGGAAGACAGTAGTAACAACAAGAAGATACAGGGCAAGGAGATCCAAGAAAAGGCCCCAACTCAACAACAAAAACAGGATATAACACAAGGAATGAAAGAAACCAACGACAATAACAAAGGGAGGACACAAAAACAGCAAATTCAAGAGCAGCAGGAAACAGTTCACCTTAATACAAAAGCTGAAAATACAAGGAAAGCAAAATCTaaagaaaataccaacaacaatgcggAGGTTAGGAGACAACATCAAGATATCACCAACAACACCAAGAACAATATATTTCAAAAGGAGGGGCACAGGGTCAGtagcatcaataacaataccaacaactatCAAAATGAGGGAGACAAAAGGACACAAGACAGTAGCAGAGCTGACAAATACAGAATTAATCACAAGGAATTGGAAGAggagaagaacaacaacaacatgagCAAGAGAAAGATCAAAAGAATAgaaaagcaaaaaagaaaaaacatcAGGGACGTTAGTGAGATGAAGAAAAGTGAAGAACACAGTGAATCAGAATCGGAGGGACAAATAATTAAACAACATCAGGACAAATACAAAAGGGAGGGGAACAAAAACACAGAACAAGGCAGAAATAACATCACAGAGGAAGACATGGATGACATTCTCAGTGATGAGTATGAGGATGACATAGGACAAGGAGAAGAGGAGTCATATTATAATTCAGCTACTGATTCAGAAGAGGATGAAGGCCAAAAAGACTCTGACAGTGATGCAGTTACAGATAGTCTATCGGAAGCTTTTACTGACTACCATCCAACAGATGAAGTTGATGAGGCTTTTGGAGATATAACTGATAGGGTCAACTTATCACCAAGAGGGGAAACATCAACAtatagaggcagagggggaagaAGTTACAAATATGCAGGAATCTCAACTAGGAGGGTTAAGGCTATCTCAGATATCAAATGATCAGTGCTCTATCGTGGAATATCAGAGGCATGAAATCTATGGGTGCCTTTGAAAGACTAAATCAACTCAAAAGACAATATAAAATCACTTTCATGACTCTTCAGGAACCTTTCTGCAGAAACACCAAAATTGACAAATGTAGAAGGGGTTTGGGGTATTAATTTGCATATGCCAATTGCTCTAACAAGATATGGATCCTTTGTGATGAATTATTGGAGTGTAACATTATACATGACACTGAGCAACATCTTACATGCACTATCAACACTGGTAATGGGAAAATTACAGTCACTGCTGTGTATGCCAAGTGTGAGGCTAACTTAAGGGAGGAGCTTTGGGATGAGTTGAGAAACATGGCTAGTAGTTGTAATAACCCCTGGATGGTGATTGGGGACTTCAACTGTATTATAGATCCTGACGAAAAAAGAGGGGGTAATCAACACAGAATGTCTGAGAGCATGCCTTTAATTAATTGCATGATGAATTGTGAATTAGCAGATGCAGGTTTTATAGGCTCAAAGTTTACTTGATGTAATGGTTGGGCCCCAAGAGAGAGAATCTGGAAGAGATTGGATAGGGCATTGATAAATCAACAATGGAGTCAACAATATAACATCACCACTATTACCCATCTAGTGAGGACAGGGTCTGACCATGCCCCTCTTCTGATAACAGTGTCTAACAATAACAATGTCCCTCCAAAATACTTCAAATTTCTGAATTTGTGGGTGGATGAACCAGGTTTCATGGATGTTGTTCAAAATGCTTGGAATATAGAGACTGAAGGTAGTAAAATGTGGCAGTTTCATGCGAAACTCAAAAACACTACCAAAAATCTATCTTGGTGGTCCAGGAATTGCATTGGAGATATATTCAATAACACCAAGGAAAAGGAGAAAATGGTGGCTGAGCTGGAAGATCAGTGTCAGCAAAACAATAATGAAGAAAACAGGATGAAGCTTAATCAGGCTAATGCCAACTTGATCAGGCATTATAAAGTGGAAGAAGCTTTTTGGAAACAAAAATCTAGTATCAAGTGGCACAATGAAGGTGACTTGAATACTAGATTCTTCCACTCTATTATGGCTTCCAAGAAAAACAGGCTTCTACTCACCAAAATCAAGAAT
Protein-coding sequences here:
- the LOC132619490 gene encoding uncharacterized protein LOC132619490, with the protein product MQGHKEQICRNKAREDRIKAQILEDKQRQKQETKINDDGFTTVTKKGKYNNQKKEEKAQNNTNSNKQEVSNNKTDRQKTKTKHDHGYKEQQQNMKDQTHREDSSNNKKIQGKEIQEKAPTQQQKQDITQGMKETNDNNKGRTQKQQIQEQQETVHLNTKAENTRKAKSKENTNNNAEVRRQHQDITNNTKNNIFQKEGHRVSSINNNTNNYQNEGDKRTQDSSRADKYRINHKELEEEKNNNNMSKRKIKRIEKQKRKNIRDVSEMKKSEEHSESESEGQIIKQHQDKYKREGNKNTEQGRNNITEEDMDDILSDEYEDDIGQGEEESYYNSATDSEEDEGQKDSDSDAVTDSLSEAFTDYHPTDEVDEAFGDITDRVNLSPRGETSTYRGRGGRSYKYAGISTRRVKAISDIK